The sequence CGAAGCCGGTCGAGCGCGCCGTCGGGGTGGACGGTGTCCCGGAGCTCGGAGAGCGGCGCACCCGGCCTCATCGGCAGCGAGATCTGGCGAGCGCCGTCGGCCCGGCGAGGGTCGGCGTAGTCGCCGCTGAACGCGCCCCAGACGAGGCGGTGGGTCTCGCCGTCGCGGAGACGCGATCCCAGGATGCCTGGAATGACGATCACCGGGTTGCGCCAGGGTTCGTGCCGCTGGGCCGCGGCGTTGTACAGGCCGCCCAGATCAGGAAGTCGCACCGTACGCGCGCAGGCCGCGACGATGGTGTGCAGGCAAACCGCAGTGAGGAGGAGCGACCTCCGGGTGGCTGAAACCGGCCGCACGGGAGCCGCATCCTAACACGCGACCGACTCGCGTTCGGAGAGCCCGAGGCGGCGCCGACGTTCACAGGACTGGGAGGTACTCGCATGCGCAGAACCGGGATCGTCGTGCTTGCCTCGCTCGCTGCGGTGGGCCTCATGCCGATCGGTAGGAGCTCCGCCGCCGGCTCCCACACCAGCGCGCCCTTCTCGGGCGTCAAGGCGAACACGGGGACCGTCACCCAATCGCAGGAGGGCGGCGAGAACGTGCTGACGCTCTCGGATGACTTCAAGGTGCCCGACACTCCGGACCCTCACTGGCAGGTCGTCGACTCGAAGGGGAAGACCTACCTGCTGCAGCGGCTGCCCGTGAAGGGCGACAAGGTCAACCGCAGGATCATCGTGCCTGCCTACGTGCCCGACGCGGCCAAGGTCCAGATATGGTGCGCCTTCGCCGAAACCCTGCTCGGCGAGGCGGAGTTCGCATCGCCGGTGAAGTAGGGGAAGGACAACGCGAATGACATCTCTCGCACGAGGCTTCCTCGCCACCGCCGTGGTCGCGTGGGCAACCGCCGCCCGCAGCGCCGAGGTGGCCGACAAGAAGGCACTCACCCTGGACGGCGCGAAGAAGGTCGCCGCCGCGGCGGCGACCGAAGCCGCGCGCAACAATGAGGGTGCTGCCATCGCGGTCGTCGATGACGGAGGGAACCTGATGTACCTCGAGCGGATCGACGGCACCTTCGCCGCCGGCGCGCGCATCTCGATCGGCAAGGCCCGCACGGCGGCGCTGTTCAAGAAGCCGACGGCCGCCTTCGAGGACATCATCAAGAACGGTCGCACCGCGATGGTGGCCCTCGAGGACTTCACGCCGCTCCAGGGTGGCGTGCCGATCGAACTGGACGGCAAGGTGGTGGGGGCGATCGGCGTCAGCGGCGCCGCCAACCAGCAGCGGGACGAAGCGGTCGCGAAGGTCGGCGCCGCGGCGCTCAAGTAGGAGAAGGCCATGAGAGCCGTGCTCGCCCTCCTCGTCGCCGCGGCCTCGCCGTCGCTGGGCGCCGACGTCACGTACTTCCCCGCCGATAAGGTCTCCGCGGCGTTCGCCAAAGGCACCGTGCTGTTCGACGGCGAGGGCCGGAACTACATGGTGCACGCGAGTCGCCGCGACGCCGCGGGGCAAGCCGAGGTGCACGTCAGGGACGCCGACATCATCTACGTGCTCGAGGGCTCCACGACGTTCGTCACCGGCGGCACGGTGGTCGACGGGAAGACCACGGCGCCCGACGAGATCCGTGGCACGCGGATCGACGGCGGCGAGAGCCGCCGCCTCGGCAAGGGCGACGTCATCATCGTGCCGAACGGGACGCCGCACTGGTTCAAGGAAGTCCAGGGGCCGGTGCTCTACTACGTCGTCAAGGTGCGATGAGGACCGCCTCACTCGCCGCGACGTCCTGCGTTGTCGCCGCACTCGCTGGATCCGCCGCCGCGCTGCCCACGACGCTCGTCCGTCCCCTCGGACGCCCCGACGCGCTCGTCGACCTTCGCACCGCGGACGGCGTACACCTCGTGAAGGGAGAGTGGCGCTACGGCGACGTCAGGATCGTCGAGGTCGACGCCAAGGGTCCGGGGCCGGACTTGAAGCCGTCGGGAGCCCCGATCAAGTCCTATGATTACACGCCCAAGGCGGGCGCGGCCGACTTCGACGACTCGGCGTGGGAGGCGGTCGAGCCGACCGCGCTCGAGGGCCGCCGCTCGACAGGGAAGGTCTGCTTCAACTGGTACCGCATCGAGGTCACCGTCCCCGAGCGCATCGCGGGGTTCGACCCGACCGGCTCCACGGTCGCGTTCGAGATCGTGATCGACGACTACGCGGAGGTCTGGCCGGACGGCAAGCTCGCGCCCGTCCTCGGCCAGACGGGGGGCGCAGTGGTCGCCGGCTTCAACGCGCCGAACCGCGTGATCATCGGGCGAAACGTGAAGCCGGGACAGAAGATCCAGCTGGCGGTCTTCGGCATGAACGGCCCGATCTCGGCGAGCCCGAACAACTTCATCTGGGTCAAGTCCGCGACGCTCGACTTCTACAAGGCGGCGGAGCCCGGCCCCAATGTTGGCGAGGTGGTGCGCCTCGATCCCGCCCTCGACGCGATCGTCCCGACGCCGGCGCGCATCGAGAAGCTCGCCGCAGGCTTCCTCTTCACCGAGGGGCCGGTCTGGGTCCGCGACGGCGGCTATCTCCTGTTCAGCGATCCCAACGACAACCGCATCTACCGCTGGACACCGGACGGCGACCTCTCGGTCTTCCGGACGAAGAGCGGCTACACGGGCCCGGACATCGCCGACTACGGCCAGCCCGGGTCGAACGGCCTCACGCTCGATCGCGAGGGCCGGCTCACCATCAACGAGCACGGCAACCGGCGCGTCACCCGTCTCGAGAAGAACGGCCAGCTCACGGTCCTCGCCGACCGCTACGACGGCAAGCGCCTCAACAGCCCGAACGACCTCGTCTACAAGTCCGACGGCTCGCTCTATTTCACCGACCCGCCCTTCGGGCTGCCGAAGTTCTTCGACGATGCGCGGAAGGAGCTGCCCTACAGCGGAGTCTTCCGCGTCGCCGACGGCAAGGTCCAGCTCCTCACCACGGATCTGACCGGCCCGAACGGCCTCGCCTTCTCGCCCGACGAGAAGTACCTCTACGTCGACGACTGGGACGTGAAGAAGAAGGTCGTGATGCGCTACCGCGTCGAGCGCGACGGGACGCTTTCCCACGGCGACGTCTTCTTCGACATGACGAGCGAGCCCGGCGAGCAGGCGCTCGACGGGATGAAGGTCGATCAGAAGGGAAACCTTTACGTGTCGGGACCGGGTGGGGTCTGGATCATCTCGCCGGCGGGCAGGCATCTCGGCACGATCAAGGCGCCGGAGTTGCCCGCCAACATGGCCTGGGGCGACGAGGACGGCCGGACGCTCTACATGACGGCGCGCACGAGCCTCTATCGCGTCCGGCTCAAGATTCCCGGCGTTCGCCGGTAAAGGAGGATCGAGTCATGGCCATCGGAGTCATTCGCACGCAGACGAATGTGATCGAGGAGACCGCGACGCGGGAGGCCGTGGCAGAGGCCATCCTGCGCTACGGCCTCGTCCTGGTCGTCGCCTGGATCGGGGCGATGAAGTTCACGGCCTACGAGGCGGCGGGCATCCAGCCGCTGGTGGCCAACAGCCCGCTCATGGGGTGGACCTACCGCTTCTTGAGCGTCCAAGCGTTCTCGAATCTCACCTCGATGTCCCGACGGACGACGCGGAGTTCGCCCGTGGCCAGAAGCTCGTCGCCACCACGCTCGGCTTCCACACCTTCGATCCGCCACGCGTGGAGCGTCTGTTCGGCTCGATGATCTGGAGCGCCGCCGCGTGCGCACGGAGCCGGGAGCTCATGGCAGACTGCAACGTCGCGTCGCGGCTCGGCGACATCGACGTTCCCACGCTCATCTTGACGGGCCGGTACGATTTCTTCTGTCCGCCATCGGAGGGAGCGCGGCTGCATCGCGGAATCCGGGCCTCCGAGCTGGTCCTCTTCGAGCGGAGCGGGCATTATCCTCTCGTGGAGGAGCCGGACCGTTTTCGGGCCGTAGTGCGCCGCTGGCTCGCGCAGCGCACATGACGAAGCTCGGCAAGAGCCCTCCCGCCTCCGAGATCACGCCGGAGCCGCTGTACATGAGGCGGCGCGAGTTCGTGCGCAACGCCGTCCTCTTCACCGCGACGAGCGCCGGCGTGGGCGGGAGCCTGCTCTGGTTGATGCGAGGGGGACGGGCCGAGCGGAAGCCCGCACAATCCGCCGGCGGCGACCCCGACCTCCCCGTCGCGCGGCGCGGGGCATACGACACCGGCGAGCGCCGCACGCCGTACCGCGACGTCACGACCTACAACAATTTCTACGAGTTCGGGACCGACAAGGGCGACCCCGCCGAGAACGCCGGCACGCTCCGGCCGCGCCCGTGGAGGGTACGCATCGACGGCGAGGTCCACAAGCCGCAGGTCGTCGACGTCGACCAGCTGCTCGGCTGGTTCCCGCTCGAGGAGCGCGTCTACCGGATGCGCTGTGTGGAAGCATGGTCGATGGTGATCCCGTGGGTCGGATTCCCGCTCGGCGATCTCCTCAAGCGCGTCGAGCCCACGTCGCGCGCCAGGTACGTCGCCTTCACGGCGCTTCTCGATCCCGAGCAGATGCCGGGGCAGCGACGCCGCATCCTGGACTGGCCCTACGTCGAAGGGCTGCGGATCGACGAGGCGATGCACCCGCTCACGATCCTCGCCGCCGGGCTCTACGGGAAGGTGCTGCCCAACCAGAACGGCGCGCCGCTTCGCCTCGTCGTGCCGTGGAAGTACGGGTTCAAGGGCATCAAGTCGATCGTAGGGGTCCGCCTCACCGAGACGCAGCCGGCGACCACCTGGAACCTCGCCGCGGCCCGGGAGTATGGCTTCTACGCGAACGTCAACCCGGCGGTCGATCATCCGCGCTGGAGCCAGGCGACCGAGCGACGGATCGGCGAGCTGCGCCGGCGTCCGACCCTGCCGTTCAACGGCTACGCCGAGCAGGTCGCTGCGCTCTACGCAGGCATGGACCTGCGCGAGTTCTTCTAGCCATGCGGCGCGCGCGGCCGTTGCCCTGGCTCAAGCCGGGCGTGTTCGTCGGCGCCCTCACGCCGCTGGCCGCAATCCTCCTGCGCGCCTGGCGCGGCGAGCTCGGGGCCAACCCGATCGCGCAGGCGCTCAACCAGCTCGGCCTCGTCGCGCTCGTCTTCCTCGTCGCCGCGCTCGCCTGCACGCCTCTGAAGACGTTCTTCGGCTGGACGTGGCCGATCCGGCTGCGCCGCATGCTCGGCCTCTTCGGCTTCTTCTACGGGCTCCTGCACGTGAGCACGTACACGGTGCTCGATCAGGTCCTCGACTGGCACGCGATCTGGGAGGACGTCACGAAGCGGAAGTTCATCTTCGTGGGCTTCGCCGCCTTCGTCCTGCTCGTGCCGCTCGCCGCGACCTCGACCGGCGGCGCGCTCAAGCGGCTCGGCTACGCGCGCTGGAAGCGGCTCCACCGCCTCGCCTACGTCGCGCCGCTCCTCGGTGTGATCCACTTCACCTGGCGGGTGAAGCGGGACGTGAGGGAGCCGGTCGCGTACGCGGTCGTGCTGGGGGCGCTTCTCCTCGTGCGTCTCGGCGTGTACCTGCGCGCGCGTCTCTCCGTGCCAGCTTCCGCGGGCCGGCCGTAGTGGTAACTCCTGCAACTTCGCGCGAACCACGCCTTCCATGCCGCCGTGTCCTCGCCCTGTCACGAAACTGGCGATGCTCGGCCTCGACATCAGGGACGGCGCAGGTCCGGGCCCGGCGTTCCCAGCCACACGTGAACATCCGCCGCACGGTCGAGCGCAGCGCGACGGCTCGCACGTGTCGGCGCTAAAGCACGATCTCTGCGAAATGGCGAGAAACCGCGGTCGAGCGTGCTGATGAGGATGGCACTCAAAGGTCCGCGGCCCAGGGGCCTCACGCCCCTGGGCCGCGTTGTCGGCTGCTGATGCTAGGTGATTCTACCCGGCGTCGCGACTAGAGCTGCACGCACTTGCCGAGGTAATACTCTCCGCTGAGCGGGTTCCCGCTCCCGTCGAGCAGCTGGAAGTAGATTCGCGGGTTGCCGCCGACGCCGCCGAGCGGCGGCTGCTTCGGGAACTGGATGCTTTGCCCCGGGGGCAGGACCTCGACGTCCACGGTCACGTCCTCGGTGCGGCTGTGCGTCCCCTGGACGTTGTTGCGGAAGATCAGCCGGGCAGTGAGCCCGCCGATCGTCAGCTGACCGTCGAACGTGATGAAGGGGCCCGGGTTGTTGGCACACGAGGCCGCGGCGACGTTCAGGACCACGTCGGTCGGCAGCGATACGTCCGTGCTGGTCCGGTTCAGACCCTGCACGCACCGGCCGAGATAGAGCTCGTCGGAGACCGGGTCGCCGGAGCCGTCGAGGAACTGAAGGTAGACGCGAGGATTCCCGCCGACACCACCTTCTGGCGGCTGCTTCGCAAAGCGGATGGTCAGACCCGACGGGATCACGACGACGTCCATGGTCACGTCTTCGACGTGGGTGTGCGTTCCCTGGACGTTGTTACGGAAGATGAACCGCCCCGAGATGCCGCCGAGGACGAGTTCGCCCTGTAGGTTGATGAAGGGGCCCGGGTTGTTGGTGCAGCTCTGGACCGTCGCTGATGTGTCCACCACGGCAGGCAGATCCACCGTGGCGCTGACGGTTGCGGCCCGGGCGGAAGCGCCGATCGGCAGCAGCCCGAGCACTCCCGCTGCGATCGGGAATCGAAGCGACGTCTGCATGATGACCTCCTACGTTGGCTTGGTAGCCGGTTGGTGTGGCGCGCCTGTCGGAGGCCAATCCGCAAGATAAGTGCCAGCGCGGATGATGTGGCGCGCCAGGCGTGTGCTCGACCGCGGGATCCGGGTCGTCCACACGACCGGACTCGAGTCCGCCGGAGTGGACGGTCCCGTGGCCCGTCGACCGAACATCGCATGGTGTGCCGGTACCAGTCAGAATCGGTCGGGCAACTTCGACGATCTGCGGAGGAACCCGCCCGGATTTTGGAGTTGATCTCGTGACGCCTGCGTGGTTGGGTGACCCGCTGTCGGGCTGAGAGCGTGGATGACGCACGCGAGCACACGCACGCGACGAGCGCAGCCCATCTTCGCGGCGACGCTCGCCGCCGCCTCCTTGGTGTGCGGCGCAGGACTGCTCATGGAGAGGCTCCAGGCGCCTCCGGATGCTGCGAGGCTCAACGCGGCACGCGGAAGAACAGGACCGACACGGCGAAGGGAATGGAGTCCTCGGTTGGGACTTCGAGTGCCAGTTTGTCGAGCCGGTCCTCGAACTCGTGGAGCGCCGCAGCTGCTGCCGGCACGGCCTCCGAAGGGAGTTCGATCTCGCGGGTGGTGAAGACGTCGTGCTCGGCGTCTTCGGGGTCAGGTTCAGCCGCATCGGCGTTGAGCCGGCGAAGGAGCTCCACGACGTACGCCAGGTTCATCGCCTGGCGCATGTCGGATGGAGCGTCGGGGCCCAGGTCGATCCACAGGTTGCGCGGGACCTCGAACAGCACCTCGGTCCCGCCCCGCTTGTGCCGCTCGGCAGCCTTCTGGGCGATCCCGGCCCGTCTGAGCGACTGGAGATGGAACTGGGCCGAGCCGAACCGGATCTTCAGCCGGCGGGCGAGCTCCGAGGCAGAAAGGGGCTCGGACCGCAACAGGTTCACCATCCGAACCCGGGTGGGGTGAGCGAGGGCTCTCATGGCGGCGAGTCCGCCGACACGGACCGGCTGACCGAGGGCGGGCTGCGGCTTCTGCCCTTCTGAAGACATCTTCGAGAGTCCTACATGAGTCGTTGTGGGGATATCGATGTCGCCCGCTGCCACGCTAGACAGAGGGTTGGGCCCGTGTCGTCACCGAGGGGAATGGCGGCCGCCGGGGAGCCGGCTGCCCCGAGCAGCACGGCGGCGATCGCGCGGGTCCCGGCGGCCCGCAGGACCCTGGCCGGACGAGAACGTCGTGCAGTCTTCATCGGGATTCCTCTACTGGCTGGCGTGAGCGGACGGCCGTCATACCGTCGCATGTCGGCCTGAAAGCTTTCCGGCTACCGATACGATGCCGAACATTTTCGCGTGGCAAGCGCTTGGTTTCCCTGCACGGAGGACGCTACGGCGCGTGCAGCAGCAGCGTAAATTGGGGGTTCCCCGCACGCGGAACGGGCTTCCCTAGGGGGCCCGGGGCCCCGCGCGGAGTCGATGGATGATCGCGTGTCTGAGCACCGGCTGGGTAGATTCAACGATCCGCCCCAGCGGTGCCGTCCTCGGCGATGGGGAAACGCCTGGGCCGAGTCCGACTGCCGGCGGCGGCAAGGGGCCTCTTGCCGGTGTCGTCTAGGGGACGTCGAGCGAACCGGGGGCGCCCGAGAGCAGGAGCCGCCCCAGTTCGGCCCGGTTCCGCGCGTTGGTCTTCGCGAAGATGCGCTTCAGATGCGTCCGGCGGCGGCGCCGGCGACGGCCACGTCCCTGACGCTGCCGCCGCCCGGCACGAGGACCGCAACATCGGCTTCGGCGGGCGTCGGTCAGGCTGTACTCTCCCGTGCCCCCGGATCGGAAGCCCACTTCAAGGTTGCCGCCGGGGACACCACTCCCCGCGCGCCATGTCTGGCGGCAAACAGTAGGCGTCTCTGGCGCCCCACCTACGCCGTAGAAACGTCGCGTCGGCAGTGCAGCGCAGCTGCGTGCCGGTCAGGCGCTCTGCGCGCGCGCGAGGGCGGGACGCGCGAGGCAGCGCCCGAGCCAGGCCTGCACGTTGGGCGCGCTGCCGAGGTCGAACCCCACCATCGACGCGAGCGAGACCACCGAGCACACGTTGAGGTCGGCCACGGTGAAGGCGTCGCCCAGGAGATACGGCCGTGCGGCGAGCGCGCTGTCGAGCACGGCGAGCGGCTTCTTGAACCGCTCGGCGGCGTCGGCCACCTTCTTCTCGTCACGCTGCGCTTCGGGGAGGAACATGCGGTTCACGATCGCCGTGATGAGCGGCTCCTCGGCCTCGGTCATCGCCCAGAAGCTCCACTGGAAGGCGCGGCCCTCGCCCTCGACCGTCTTCGGCCACAGCCCCATGTCGTACTTGCGGGCGAGGTAGA is a genomic window of Deltaproteobacteria bacterium containing:
- a CDS encoding heme-binding protein, which gives rise to MADKKALTLDGAKKVAAAAATEAARNNEGAAIAVVDDGGNLMYLERIDGTFAAGARISIGKARTAALFKKPTAAFEDIIKNGRTAMVALEDFTPLQGGVPIELDGKVVGAIGVSGAANQQRDEAVAKVGAAALK
- a CDS encoding cupin domain-containing protein, coding for MRAVLALLVAAASPSLGADVTYFPADKVSAAFAKGTVLFDGEGRNYMVHASRRDAAGQAEVHVRDADIIYVLEGSTTFVTGGTVVDGKTTAPDEIRGTRIDGGESRRLGKGDVIIVPNGTPHWFKEVQGPVLYYVVKVR
- a CDS encoding SMP-30/gluconolactonase/LRE family protein gives rise to the protein MRTASLAATSCVVAALAGSAAALPTTLVRPLGRPDALVDLRTADGVHLVKGEWRYGDVRIVEVDAKGPGPDLKPSGAPIKSYDYTPKAGAADFDDSAWEAVEPTALEGRRSTGKVCFNWYRIEVTVPERIAGFDPTGSTVAFEIVIDDYAEVWPDGKLAPVLGQTGGAVVAGFNAPNRVIIGRNVKPGQKIQLAVFGMNGPISASPNNFIWVKSATLDFYKAAEPGPNVGEVVRLDPALDAIVPTPARIEKLAAGFLFTEGPVWVRDGGYLLFSDPNDNRIYRWTPDGDLSVFRTKSGYTGPDIADYGQPGSNGLTLDREGRLTINEHGNRRVTRLEKNGQLTVLADRYDGKRLNSPNDLVYKSDGSLYFTDPPFGLPKFFDDARKELPYSGVFRVADGKVQLLTTDLTGPNGLAFSPDEKYLYVDDWDVKKKVVMRYRVERDGTLSHGDVFFDMTSEPGEQALDGMKVDQKGNLYVSGPGGVWIISPAGRHLGTIKAPELPANMAWGDEDGRTLYMTARTSLYRVRLKIPGVRR
- a CDS encoding DUF417 family protein — encoded protein: MAIGVIRTQTNVIEETATREAVAEAILRYGLVLVVAWIGAMKFTAYEAAGIQPLVANSPLMGWTYRFLSVQAFSNLTSMSRRTTRSSPVARSSSPPRSASTPSIRHAWSVCSAR
- the msrP gene encoding protein-methionine-sulfoxide reductase catalytic subunit MsrP — its product is MTKLGKSPPASEITPEPLYMRRREFVRNAVLFTATSAGVGGSLLWLMRGGRAERKPAQSAGGDPDLPVARRGAYDTGERRTPYRDVTTYNNFYEFGTDKGDPAENAGTLRPRPWRVRIDGEVHKPQVVDVDQLLGWFPLEERVYRMRCVEAWSMVIPWVGFPLGDLLKRVEPTSRARYVAFTALLDPEQMPGQRRRILDWPYVEGLRIDEAMHPLTILAAGLYGKVLPNQNGAPLRLVVPWKYGFKGIKSIVGVRLTETQPATTWNLAAAREYGFYANVNPAVDHPRWSQATERRIGELRRRPTLPFNGYAEQVAALYAGMDLREFF
- a CDS encoding sulfoxide reductase heme-binding subunit YedZ gives rise to the protein MRRARPLPWLKPGVFVGALTPLAAILLRAWRGELGANPIAQALNQLGLVALVFLVAALACTPLKTFFGWTWPIRLRRMLGLFGFFYGLLHVSTYTVLDQVLDWHAIWEDVTKRKFIFVGFAAFVLLVPLAATSTGGALKRLGYARWKRLHRLAYVAPLLGVIHFTWRVKRDVREPVAYAVVLGALLLVRLGVYLRARLSVPASAGRP
- a CDS encoding winged helix-turn-helix transcriptional regulator — encoded protein: MAAGDIDIPTTTHVGLSKMSSEGQKPQPALGQPVRVGGLAAMRALAHPTRVRMVNLLRSEPLSASELARRLKIRFGSAQFHLQSLRRAGIAQKAAERHKRGGTEVLFEVPRNLWIDLGPDAPSDMRQAMNLAYVVELLRRLNADAAEPDPEDAEHDVFTTREIELPSEAVPAAAAALHEFEDRLDKLALEVPTEDSIPFAVSVLFFRVPR
- a CDS encoding glutathione S-transferase family protein — encoded protein: MIKLYGVPQSRAMRALWMLEELGLPYENVKVNFATGDTRKPEYLRINPNGHIPALQDGDLIIWESMAINLYLARKYDMGLWPKTVEGEGRAFQWSFWAMTEAEEPLITAIVNRMFLPEAQRDEKKVADAAERFKKPLAVLDSALAARPYLLGDAFTVADLNVCSVVSLASMVGFDLGSAPNVQAWLGRCLARPALARAQSA